GTGTTGGCCAAGATTTTCTGCCGTTCAAAGTTCTCTCTGTGGTTGCTCTGCCTTCTTCTGGCTATTCACAAAGTTAGCGATTTCTTTTGTCTCTGCTAACCTGAGGATTTGCTCCATGTGCGTGCAGTATATATTATCTCCTCTCTATCTTTTGATGCTTTGTAATGTAGACAATTGTGGtggatcaaaaaagaaaatgtatacAATTGTGTGTTATTGGAGACTTTCTTTTACTACTTGTGTGCTACTATTGTTGCTATGTTTCCAAGCTTTGCGGGTTGTACAAGTCATTAATTACTACTTGTGTGCAACTATTGTTGCTATGTTTCCTAGCTTTGCGGGTTGTACAAGTCATTAATTACTTTTACTTACTTTGTTGTTACATGTCCCAGCCTTGCGGGTTGTGCATGATATTAGACATCATTTTCTACTATGTTTAGTGCATCTTGGATATTTATACAGTTCTGTGCAAGTTGTGCATGAATTTGTTACTATCCCACCTCAGTGGGTTGTGCCGGGGAgtgtgcattttttttcttttgtttcctgaGTTATGCCCCTTGCAAACTTATACATTCGTTTAACCTTTTTTATCCGTTGAAAGAATAGGAAAGGTGATTTCACTATATTTCTGACCCGGAACGGGGCCTATtacaagaatattttttttattggggtGATAGCTCTGAAAAAACAGATTGCCTATCTTTTCTTTCATCTCGGGGGAAATACGATCAGGAGGGACTAATTTAAATCCCTCAAGTAAAATAAGAAAAGCCCCCACATTCAAAGCCCCCTTTTTATACCTTTAAAAAGAACTTGTTTCAATTGCATATCATAAGGAATTCGAACAAGTGCTGCATATCATAAGGAATTTAAACAAGTGCTTCAAATACAGGCTGGTTTACAAAGAAAGATGCAGATGCGTTACAAACTTAAATTCTCCAGGGTCAACTACATGACATTAATTATAGACATTTCACAAGATTAACATTCTAcataatttcaagaaaaaataaaaaatcgctACTTTCTATAGATGTTGTAGTGACCCGccttttttagaataaaattcCAACTACACTATATTTTATACACCTTCAGGCCCTATTCTCTCAATATACAAATTTacattaccaaaataaaataaaagtttacaAGTCTTTAGCCTCCATGGCCTTACAAACAAAATATACAAGTATCCCAttaaattctaaaaaagaagaaaaaaagaagaagaatatatgAACATATCCAAGGACAATTTCAAAGGTTATGAGGTCAATATCTAGACTTAGGGTTTAATAAtaaatgccttgtttggatggagatttgaaaatttttggatttggtttttggggtaatgagtggagggagaaattagggtaataattagagatatgggtaatgagttgaaagacatagagagagaaatgagaataatgttTAGAGATACGAGTATTGAgcggagagagaaatgagagtaataattgaaagtagtGGTAATGAGTAATTttggaattgaattttttttctttcaaaaagataTCCAAACAAGGCAAAAATTAATGGTTTTACGATATCATTTCTTAGTCAAAACATATTTAGgtttcatttttgtaatttttacaACTACAAAGGGTAATATAGTAACTATACTAGCTTAAAGGGTAAAATGGTTAAAAATTGAATATGATGTGTTAAAATTGGGCTTATTTGTACGATGGTCTCCAAggtatttttaaaatgtcaaTTTGGCTCCCAAAATATAAACTGCGTCTATTGAATCCCCAACATTTACAACGCATGTTTAAATGGTCCATAGAGCTACCTTCTTCCACATTTACTATCAATTACAAGGGTATTATAGCCAAACATCTCAAATTTGTTTTTACTAATGGTCCTCAAAGTATTAGCGAAATGTCAATTTAGTCCCCAACAAATAAATTACGTCTTTTATCAAACAAACTATCGAATACCACTTATCTTTTTCATTTGCAAAACCTAGaggatcaaaatcaaaaccgtATTCCAATCTCGACCACCATTACCAACAACCATTACACAACAACACGTTCTCCACCTTCAACTACCAGGACATCACAAGGCCAGTCATCGCTCCCCATTCGCACCAGCCACCATGTCTATTCCCCTTGCCTTCTGATGCTGCCCGGCAAAACACgattgaacaaacaaaaatggtggTCATCGAAACAATGATGGCGAATAGGCAATGCGAGAATGAGTAAATATGATGACTTTCTGTGTTTCAGGGGATGTTGCATGAATCTAGAATTTTTTGATTAATAGAGCTTTAGACATCGGGGTTAAGTGATGACCGTGGTATTTGCCGATTGGGAGGTGACAGGGAAAATAGGATATGACGGTTGAGGTGGATTTGCGACAGTGGTTATGGTTGTGCGTGGCTAGGGATAggattattttccaaaaaacatTCTTACCCCAACCCATTCTGTTCAGTGATCTGGGTTAATTTTTGTGTGGTCAAAAAGTGAGATGTGATTTGTATATTGGGGATCAATTGACATCTCATTAATATTTTGGGGACAATTGGTAAAAATTAGCCGGAGTTTAAATACGGAGTTTCAAAAACGCTTGCATTTGACAGTGAACACAGACTGAGTTAGCCTCAAGGACCATTTAGACCCACGTTGTAAACGTTAGTGATGCAATAGATGCAATTTGTATGTTAGAGACCAAATTGATACTCcatattgaaaatattttaggaATTATCCGTACAAATAAGCCAATTAAAATTGTTTGAAACGGTTGACGTGGCAGAGCTCTAATGGTGTAGGTGACCACGGTTGACGTGTCAAGGAACAGCAACAAGCAAACAACTACTCCCCCGGAAGGCTGTTAATTCCAggttttatctttttcttttttctgaggGAGCCTGTTAATTTACACTATACTGCATCAACCAAActcagggagagagagagagagagagagagagagagagagagcgagggagggagaagagagagatgacCCGTCGCACCAGAACCAGAAACAACTGgttcttcttgttgttgttgGCAATCGTGCTGTTGTATCTACTCCCTCTCTCCGCCATCGCCCGACCGTTCGTCCTCGTACTCTCTCAAGACGACCTCATCGACGCCCCGCCTTCCACCACCGAGGATGACTCCTCCTCCGAGTGGGACGAGTTCGGCGACTCCAACACCAAGCCCGAGGACCTCGATCCTGGATCCTGGCGCCCGATCTTCGAGCCCACTGCAGCAGATCCAGCAGCAGCGTCCGAGTATGAgaacgaggaggaggaggcgctGTTCTACTCGGGCATCACCAATATGGTCTCCTCCGTGAGTTCCGGCGAGCCTAGGTTGATGGAGGAGGCTGCGTCTGAGATCGAGGCCTCTGCCTCTGGGGGATATCCCCACGCCCAGTCTGCCCTAGGGTTTCTTTACAATTTGGGGATGACTAGGGAATGGAACAGAGCCAAGGCATTTATGTACCATTACTTTGCCGCCAAGGGGGGCAATATGCAGTCCAAGATGGCTTTGGCTTACACCTATTCTCGTCAAGATGTAAGTgtatgcgtgtgtgtgtgttcacaTTCTCTGCCTAACATCTGatgttttcttcattcttcaagTCATTTACAATCATAGTACTAGTAACTAGTAATTATTATTAGTTGATGGAAGTTGCTTTGATAAGCTCCCCACATCCAGTCTGGTTTTTTAATACACCATTTGATTGATGCTGCCACAAATAGTCAATCAACAATTTTGTTTCCAGATGTAGAACGTCCTAGATTTTTAGGACCAAGAGCTTTGCTGAAGAAAGCAATGGACTGTCTTCGTACATCAGAGCTGCCCCCGTACCTTTGCCAGATGCTTCACATTCTAACACAAACACTTTGTTGTAATTTGGCAAAGACAGGCCTGGAGTAGCGAACATGGCTAATTTCAGTTTATCGAGAGCTAACTCAGCATGTTTTGACCACTGAAAAGCATGCTTTTTATTAACCATATCAATTAAGGTATAGAGAATATGCCAATTCTTTAATTCCAGCCATGGCTTCTGCTTGCTTATCCGTACTCTCCCTCAAACCATGGATGGCCTCTTTGATTCGTTTATATATCTGGACTTCGGAGATCTTGTACCTGCTGCCAATTATCCTTCGATCTTTGCCTCAGCTGAGAATTGACttctctgataccaattgataAGGTCAGGAAAAGCAATCCAAAACCAGAAATGTAGTAGAGCGCGAAGATGCTCTAGCAAATATTATCTTATTAGACCAAATAAAGGTTACAATCAATGTTAGATTTCCTGAATGTGGAAATTAATGGAAGAAAgtcaaaaaagataaaaaaacaatCGACAAATCCTTCTCTCCTTTCTTCTCTGGTTTTTATAGGGATGGCTTCCCCCAAAATGCAGCTTTACAAAGTAGTTGCAACTGTTTGACAAACTAAACAGAATTAACAAACAGTTTACAACTAAACACTCTCCTAATTCCAAAATATTGCACCTTAGTCCTAATGATAACTGGCTATGCAACTAAATCCATCCTCTTGCTGTCTTGCATGAAGGCTATCTGGAAAAACCCTGATTCTAGTATATAGGGAGGTGTACCCTAGATCTGAATTATTGAAGACATCCAAGTTTGTTTGGGTGCCTGGAAGCTTGCACCTTGAACTTGTTGGAAACATTTTCGTTCAACAATAAATGGGTAATCTCAACCGTGAAGACTGGTTGATTGTGGAAAACCTTGTTTCTGAATACTAATGAAAAGTTGAGAAATAACCCTTGTATCCTTGGTGAATTGGAACATTAGCTTCAGTTATTTTTCAGTCTATCGGATTAGAGTATTAGACACTATATTTGGGAACACTTTTGTAGTCGCAGATCTAGATATTCCTTTTTGTTCAGAATGTAAGATGATGGGGAATATTAAAGAAATAGAAATCTGGATATGGTGGTTGTTTTTGGTTTGAGTTTCCATTTGgaaaaaaaccaaatgaaacaaaTCAAGCTAAAATAGATGTATTAGGATGCTGGCTCTTTGTTATACCCTCAACtgaaaagggaaaacaaaatttcattggcaaccaaaaaagtatttttgaatGAATTTCTTTGCTGTAATACATGAAAATCCAACAACCATAAAACGGGAGTCGTGTTGCCTTACTGTCAGGCCAAGTTCCTTTCACTCTGTTAGATTAGATCTTTTCAACAATTAAAATTTTCTGTCAGGACAACATTTTCTCGTACGATAGGTCTAGCTAGCAATCATTTTATTAGTTGATGCATGGTATCCCTCGTTGAAATAATGATTACTGAAATCTCTAATGTTTGCCTCTtacatttttccattttcttgaatgttcttcTCTGGAATGTTTGCAGATGTATGATAAAGCAGTCAAGCTATATGCTGAACTAGCAGAGGTGGCCGTGAACAGTTTCTTGATTTCAAAGGACTCACCTGTGATTGAACCGGTTAGGATCCATAATGGAGCAGAGGAGAATAAGGAGGCCTTAAGGAAATCCCGTGGGGAGGAGGATGAGgatttccagattctggaatacCAAGCTCAGAAAGGAAATGCTGGAGCCATGTACAAAATTGGTATATTCTACTACTTTGGCTTGAGAGGAGTGAGGCGTGATCATGCCAAGGCATTGTCATGGTTTTTGAAGGCTGTGGAGAAGGGTGAACCGAGGTCCATGGAACTTCTTGGGGAGATATATGCAAGAGGGGCTGGAGTTGAGAGGAATTACACTAAGGCGTTCGAGTGGCTAAAACTTGCTTCCAGACAGCAACTTTATTCAGCTTATAATGGAATGGGGTATTTATATGTTAAGGGTTATGGAGTGGAGAAGAAGAACAACACCAAGGTAAGGTCATTTTGGTCCTTTTTGCatggacattttttttatattgcaGTTTGGTGTGACATTTATTATTGCTTTATCGCTAACTTTGTTACACCTTCCTGGTTGGGTGTATTTACTATTTATGCGGTTCCTTTTACACTTGCTCCATCtatctaattttttgttttctcattgTTCGAAATTCCCTTCGCACGCACACACCCTCTAATTGGTGGATCTTAGTTGTTTAGGTATTGCTGGTGTTATTGgactcaatgttctaaaagtcgctagtcACTAGTCACTAGTCAGGCGGTCgcccaccttcgagcgattaatgggtgcatattaattagtaatcggcggtTAATCGTTAGTTGGAC
This DNA window, taken from Rhododendron vialii isolate Sample 1 chromosome 8a, ASM3025357v1, encodes the following:
- the LOC131336005 gene encoding ERAD-associated E3 ubiquitin-protein ligase component HRD3A isoform X1 translates to MTRRTRTRNNWFFLLLLAIVLLYLLPLSAIARPFVLVLSQDDLIDAPPSTTEDDSSSEWDEFGDSNTKPEDLDPGSWRPIFEPTAADPAAASEYENEEEEALFYSGITNMVSSVSSGEPRLMEEAASEIEASASGGYPHAQSALGFLYNLGMTREWNRAKAFMYHYFAAKGGNMQSKMALAYTYSRQDMYDKAVKLYAELAEVAVNSFLISKDSPVIEPVRIHNGAEENKEALRKSRGEEDEDFQILEYQAQKGNAGAMYKIGIFYYFGLRGVRRDHAKALSWFLKAVEKGEPRSMELLGEIYARGAGVERNYTKAFEWLKLASRQQLYSAYNGMGYLYVKGYGVEKKNNTKIDFMVSSCYIGFQAKEYFEKAADNDEAGGHYNLGVMYLKGIGVKRDVKLACKYFILAANAGQPKAFYQLAKMFHTGVGLKKNLPMATALYKLVAERGPWSSLSRWALEAYLKGDVGKAFFLYSRMAELGYEVAQSNAAWILDKYGERSMCMGESGFCSDAERHLRAHSLWWQASEQGNEHAALLIGDAYYYGRGTEKDYDRAAEAYMHAKSQSNAQAMFNLGYMHEHGQGLPFDLHLAKRYYDQALEIDPAAKLPVTLALSSLWVRKNYANSFLVDVIDSLPEVYPKVEAWVENVIMEEGNATILTLFVCLLTVLYLRERQRRLAVAGEAALPQQLNDLVAPVVAN
- the LOC131336005 gene encoding ERAD-associated E3 ubiquitin-protein ligase component HRD3A isoform X2, yielding MTRRTRTRNNWFFLLLLAIVLLYLLPLSAIARPFVLVLSQDDLIDAPPSTTEDDSSSEWDEFGDSNTKPEDLDPGSWRPIFEPTAADPAAASEYENEEEEALFYSGITNMVSSVSSGEPRLMEEAASEIEASASGGYPHAQSALGFLYNLGMTREWNRAKAFMYHYFAAKGGNMQSKMALAYTYSRQDMYDKAVKLYAELAEVAVNSFLISKDSPVIEPVRIHNGAEENKEALRKSRGEEDEDFQILEYQAQKGNAGAMYKIGIFYYFGLRGVRRDHAKALSWFLKAVEKGEPRSMELLGEIYARGAGVERNYTKAFEWLKLASRQQLYSAYNGMGYLYVKGYGVEKKNNTKAKEYFEKAADNDEAGGHYNLGVMYLKGIGVKRDVKLACKYFILAANAGQPKAFYQLAKMFHTGVGLKKNLPMATALYKLVAERGPWSSLSRWALEAYLKGDVGKAFFLYSRMAELGYEVAQSNAAWILDKYGERSMCMGESGFCSDAERHLRAHSLWWQASEQGNEHAALLIGDAYYYGRGTEKDYDRAAEAYMHAKSQSNAQAMFNLGYMHEHGQGLPFDLHLAKRYYDQALEIDPAAKLPVTLALSSLWVRKNYANSFLVDVIDSLPEVYPKVEAWVENVIMEEGNATILTLFVCLLTVLYLRERQRRLAVAGEAALPQQLNDLVAPVVAN